In Wolbachia endosymbiont (group A) of Pogonocherus hispidulus, the genomic stretch GTTACAGTTTTCGACACGACATCTGGTACTCCATTTTTTTTCAACTTTCATATAAGGGATGTTGGACACACTATGATAATTGGCCCAACTGGTGCTGGTAAAACTGTTTTAATGAATTTCTTATGTGCTCAAGCGATAAAATTTTCTCCAAGGATATTCTTTTTTGACAAAGATCGCGGTGCAGAGATTTTCTTAAGAGCACTTGGTGGTATCTATACTGTAATAGAACCAAGAACTAAAACAAATTTTAATCCTTTGCAACTTGATGACACCTCTGATAATAGAACATTTTTAATGGAGTGGATAAAGTCTTTAATTTCGGTATATAATGATAAATTTACTTCAGAAGATATTGCACGAATTAATGATGCAATTGAAGGAAATTTTAAATTAAGAAAAGAAGACAGGTTCTTGAGAAACCTTGTACCGTTTTTAGGGCTTGCAGGTCCTGATACTCTAGCTGGGGCAATATCTATGTGGCATGATAATGGTTCTCATGCTGCAATATTTGACAATAAAGAAGATTTGCTAGATTTTTCACGAGCAAGAGTATTTGGTTTTGAGATGGCTAGCTTGCTCAAAGATCCTGTTGCCCTTGGACCAGTATTGATTTATTTATTTCATAGGATTAGTATATCTCTTGATGGCACTCCATCTATTATCGTTCTTGATGAGGCATGGGCATTAATAGATAATCCAGTTTTTGCACCCAAGATAAAAGACTGGTTGAAGGTACTGAGAAAACTAAATGCTTTTGTGATTTTTGCTACTCAGAGTGTTGAGGATGCAAGTAAAAGTGCTATTAGCGATACGCTTGTACAACAAACAGCGACACAGATTTTTTTACCAAATCTGAAAGCTACTAGTGTCTATCGGGATGTTTTTATGTTAACTGAACGTGAATATATATTAATTAAGCACACAGATCCAAGCACTAGATTCTTTTTGGTGAAACAAGGAGTTAATGCTGTGGTAGCTAGAATAGACTTAAAAGACCTAGATGATATAATCAACGTATTATCCGGACGTGCAGAAAGTGTTCTCTTGTTACACGATATATTAAATGAAGTTGGGGACAACCCAAAAGTATGGTTGCCTATATTTTATCAGAAGGTAAAAAATGTTTAAGACTAAGCTGTCATTGCTATTAATTGCGATATTTTTACTAAATATAGACTTTTTACTCTCATATCCAGTGCTTGCAAATGGAGTAAGTGGTACTGACAAGACAGAATTTGTTAGTAGATTTAACTCTACTGGCAGCTTTAGCCGTGCCTCTAACCCTGATTGTGGGGCGTTTAAAACAGCTGCAGCACTTGCTGGAATAGCTATTGCTGTTGGTGCAATATTTACTGGCATTGTTTTGATCGTCTCTTCTGCTGGTTTGTTTACTGCTCTTGTTGTCATTGGAATGATAGCTGCAATCGTTGGAGTCTGGAAAGCCGTAGGAGGGCTTGTTGTTTGTGAACATAGTTTTGTTAAACACCCAGTTGCACGTGGTCATGATGGAAAATACAAAAATTTTAAATTAGAAGACACAGGTTATAGTGGCTGTACCAATAAAAATTACCAAACAGAAGATGAATATTTTTCTTGTTTGCAAGATAAAGCTCGGGAAGGCGTGAACAAAAAAGACTATGACGGGAAAAGAGCAGAAAAAGAAGCCTTAAATTCTAACGTTCAGGAGAGTACAGAGAGTTATTACTGGCCAAAAAACGGTGTGCAATACAGTGAATATATAGAAGTATGTCATCGAAACCCCTTAACGTTTGGTAATCTTTTTGGTGATATAAACTTTAATGTCAGGGAGAAAGATACTGGATATGTAGATGGATCATGGTCCCCAAAGGTTGATGGTGAACTGGAATGTAAAGTTCTCAAAGCAGGACAGAGCGAACCCATACATGGAGCTACATTCAAAGCAGTGAGAAAAATGGGCAGATTGTGTGTGGAGTTAGCAAGTGTGAGAATGCTTGGTATCGAAATGACTCCTTGGCCGCAAGGGGTTGATATGGGATGCACAGAATTGCCACCTGATCCACTTGCTCCTATGTGTGAAAAATCTGTGATGAAATTCAAAAATAAAGATGGTACAGGAGAGGAAAAAGTTCCTATTGGTAATAATGATGACTATAAAACTACCATAAGAAATAAGGAAAAAGAAGGAAAAATTTTTGTAGGTTATGACAATGCCGGTTGTTTTAGCTCGTATGTCTCTGAAGCTTGTTATAACCAGGCAGGGAGTAAATCATTAGCTCCTATTCCCGTAACTTCTATGATAGTGCAATGCATTAAGGAATCGTTAGATAATTTAGTTGCAGGTATTGATTCAAGTGGCAGCCCACTTAAGGATCAAAATGGACATAACAAGGGCAGTTTCTTATCTGTAGCACAGAAAAGGCTGAAAAACACCATAACTGCTGTTTTGGTTTTAGCTTTAATACTGTTCTCTATAAAAGCTATGTCTGGTGGAGTTCGCAGCCCACAAGAAATGTACATGTTGATTATTAAATTCGCTTTAGTGATTTACTTCACAACAGGCAGTACCATGTCTCATTATTATGGAGAATTAACTCGTCTCTCAAATGGTTTGTCAGAAATAGTGCTCAAAGCTTCATCTGAAAGTAAAGGTATATGTGATTATGAAGCAAAAGATTATACAGGCACTCCTGCATACAGTTATCTTGCACCTTGGGATAGGCTTGATTGTAGAATTTTATTTTATTTAGGTGCTCCTTTAGATGGAATTGGTGGCAAAATTGGTACTGGAGGTGTTGTAACGTTAGCAGTCTTGCTTGGCGCTGCTCCTGTCTTGTTAGTTGCAGGTTCGATAATCGGTATTATTTTTGCTGGTGGACAGATTTTAGTGGCTCTTGTCTGTATATTTATGGCCATTTTGATGATGATGGTTATTTTGTGGCTGTGCTATGTATTTATTTTATCTCTAGTTGCTTTAAGTGTAATCATCATTTTATCACCTTTGTTCATTCCTATGGTTTTATTTCAACACACCAAAGGATATTTTGATGGCTGGGTAAAAGAATTAATCACCTATAGCTTATACCCGGTTATCCTTTTTGCGTTTTTGTCCTTTATGTTCATAGCATGTGATAAAATCTTTTATAGAGGTCTGAGTTTTGATAAAGAGAAAGTTGAAATATTAGGCAAGAAAACATATTGGTTTAAGTTGAAAGAAGGAGAATGTGCTAGCAATCCAAATACTTTAGCATGCATGCTGCAAAATTACAAATGGGAGAAAAGCATGCTACTTGGTCTGGTTGATTTTGCGTATGTTGAGTTTAGTGACTCTGTGCTTGGAGAGCTAATGAAGTTATGTTTAGTACTATTTCTATTTTATCACTTTTTAAACATTCTTCCTGGCATGGCTGCTGAACTTGCTGGTAACCATAGAGCAGCACTTGGCTCAGGTCATACACCTGGACAAATGGTGGGCAAAGCTTTATCTGCTGCCAAAGCTGCTGCTGGAGGTGTTGGTCAAGCTGCTGCTGCGGCTGTCAAGAAGGCAAGAGGTACTGGTGGAGGAGGTGGAGATAGTGGTAAAGGTTCCAGCGAAAAGATTAACTAAGGTGGCGGTGATGCTAGTTAAGGTAAGTAACAGATGCTTAAACGTTTAAGTAACCAAAACTTGGGTAAGCTATGCATAAGTTTTGTGGTGCTTTTTTTATTGTCTGGATGCGGAGAGGATCACTGTATTAAGCCAGAAAATTTATCAGGTTTGCGTGAAAAACTAGATATAGTGTCAACAGAGCAGAAGTGGGTTGATTCCGGTGTTAATATCTCAGATAGAATAAGAGTAACAGAGATTAATATAGTGCCTAGTAAGGTTAATTTTTGCCCTAAGCAGTATGCAGATTTTGCAATTAGACCTGGGAAAAATTACGGTACGTTGCCATTTGCACTTAAAGCTGAAGATACGATAAGCTTTAGTGTGATTGGAAGTAAAGTGTGTAAAGATAAAGAGAGTGAGACAAAAATCAGGTATGTGAAAATCGACGAAAAGTGTAGCGAGCAAGAAACGGAACATTTTGCACATGTTTTAAATCAAGAGAAATGCCAAGGTGGCAAGGATGGGATATGTCCTAATAAATATATAATAGGCGATGCGCAATGGTTGAGTGGAAGAGAGTACTGGGATTCAGATTTTTCGAAGTTAGATCAAGATGAAAGAAAAAAGGAAATTGAAAATATTATTAACTCTATAAAACAACAAGGAAAAGATATAGACTGCAGCTCGCTTTCAAGCAGTCAGGCAGGGATAGATACATACATTTTAAATCTGGCCTGTGAACGTATATGTAAGTTTTATAATTCTAACACAGGAGCAGAGAATTGCGCTTATGTTGAATATAATACTACAGAACATAAACTATTTACATCTATTACCAACGCTTTAAGTAGTTCTAGCGGTAAGTTTGTTGATGCTGAGGTCATTGGTGATGTTTTAAAGAATACAAAAGTAAACACTGATGTTCCTGTCTTAAGGGTTCATATGAATGGCAAAAGTTTTGAATATGCGCAAAGAGGCGGCACATACACTAATTATGACCACAAGATAAGTAATGGCCATCCAGTACCAAGGTTAACTTTTAGGTTAGGTAATAAAAATGACAAAGGTGGTTTCAACATAAGAGTAGCGAAGAACCACAGTCTGGAGAATAGTTTGTATATAAGCGTCTCTGACAAACTTCCTGAGCATAAGCCTGGTGAAAATCAGGGAGATATATCCGTAGATATTAGCCAAGTTCATGACATCCAATATATGGAAAACTTGAAAGAAAAGTTAAAAGACAAAACAGGCATCATATATTACGGAATAAGAGACCATGGCTGCGATTACAAAAATGAAGGTCAATTTAGTATTAACCTAACAACTAAAGAGCCACCTACAAGAACTTTTAGTGCAATCTATAATTTTTTTGACGAAAAAGTAAAAACTGCATTTTTTGGTTCCAGCTATAAAGACTCCAACGCGATTCACTCTGATACTAGTCCTGTAAAGCATCTTTACGAAAGTTTTGTAAAATCAAGCAAAACAAACACCATTAGATCTACGATAATATCGCTGTTAGTATTATACATAATCTTATATACCCTTTACTACTTTTTTGGATTAACTCATATTTCTATATATGAGTTTCTAATTATATGCGTAAAGATAGGAGTTATTACCCAGCTGCTGCAGGACAACAGTTGGAATTTTTTTTATAACAATGCATTTTCTATTTTTATTAACACCCCAAAACAGTTAATAGAAATAGCAAATTTCAGAGGCACTACTTCAAATGTTTTTGAGTTTCTTGATTTGCCGTTAAATAGATTTCTGTCATCGCATTCAGTATTGTTAATAGTATCTCTTATATTTTCTGGCCCTTTGGGCATTGTATCTTTTTGCTTGGTGATTTGGGGTTTAATCACAGTGAGCTTATCTATTTTTAATGCCTTATTTTCTTTTATTACATCTATAGCAATAGTTGCGCTATTGCTTTCTTTAACACCTATTTTTATTATTTGTCTTTTATTTGCGTATACTAGGCAGATGTTTCACAACTGGGTTAAAAATTTAGCAAGATTTGCGATTCATCCAGTAGTGCTTTTAATTTTTATATCACTGATAAGTCAGGTTATGGATTATATCATATATTCAGTATTTGATTTTGAAGTCTGCTCTACGTGTATACTTAGTATTAACCTAAAGATTTTTAACCCTTGTATCTTCTATGGTTATGCTTCCAAATATACACCTAATATTACCGCTATGATGGCTTTTGTTATTTTGGGACACGCTATGGAAGCTTTAGTTGAAGCTTCTTCGAAAATATCTGACTCGTTGTTTGGTGTTTATGTGCAAAAAGAACCTGGAAAAGAATATCAACAAAGCTTAATGGGAACAGTAGGGTTAGATGAACAAAGCGTTCAAAGAAGAGGAGCAGAAGGCGGAAGAGGAGGAGGTACTTCTCAACAGTCAGGTGCGTCAAGACCTCAAATACCGCAAAGGGCTCAAGGACCTCAAGGACCTAAGATACCAGGGGGCTCATAATGATAAGTAAAAGATCACTATTATTGATACTGTGTCTTGCAATCACTGGTTGTAACATGGATTGTGTCGAACCTGGGTTGCAGAGCAGAAACACTAGTGTTAACGTGGATGTTCCAGTTCATAAAGCAGATGAAGGAGTTAAAATTCATTGGGTTGATTCTGGTCAGATAATTAGCAAGGGTGAGGAAATCAAATTCACCCTCGATGGATCAGTAAATTTTTGCCCTTTTAAAGAAGACAAAAATCCAAGGAAAGTACTTGTGCCAGCTAGCTTTTGTGCTGATGGCTCAGAACCAAATTATAGTAAAGCTGCAAATATTAACGATGTGCCTAATAATTATGGCGTTGATGAAAAAGGCGTAAATGAAAACGAATTGTGCGGCGGTAAAGGATTTGGCAGCAATAGACGTTATGTAGACACTGGAATAAAAGTAAGTCCTGGTGACAGGTTAAGCTTTAGCTTAGTTCCCAGAAAAATAACAATTGATTATGACAATCCAGGAGGGAAAGGTATCAGCTTTGATGACAATTGTTATAGAGCTGAAGAAGGAGGTGAAAAAGTGTCAGCAAGTGAAATATTGAATGTTAGCAAGCAAGAGGGAGAGGAATTTTTTTGTGAGGGCAAGGATGGAAAGAGAAATAAAATAAAATTTTTACCTCTTGATAAAACAAAAGCAAAGGAAAGCAAAGTGCTAGTTGGCAATGGGTACACTCCATATGATAATAAGGTGCATTTCAATCAATATCATATTAAAAACAACGAACCATGGGTATATGGTTCACTGCTCGATTTACGCCGCGCTAAAATAGGATTGAACAAATTATGTGATGGAAAAAGCTGCGATTTTAACGAGGTGAAAAAGTATAGCTCTACTAAAATAGGGTTGGAACGACTATGCAACGGAAAAAATTGCGATTTTAACGAGATAAAAAAGTACAGCTCTTATGAGCTTAACTGTTACTATCAGAATATATGTTACAACAAAAAAGGTATATGGAATGCTACTTTTCCTGAAGAGAAGAATTGCGTCTTTTCTATAAGGTATAGCAAATATGATAAAGGAAATAAATGTGATATGTATTCTCACCTTAAAGAAGTTGAAGATAAGCTTAAGAATATAGAAGAAAATAAAGGGGATCTCAAGCAGATTAACGAAGATATTTCCTGGGCTGAGGCTCTTGTTGCAAAAATTGGTGATCTTGGTGATCAAGATACTGCTAAAGGTGTTCAATGTCTTCCAGAGAAAAAGGGTGCAAAAGAGGATAATGTATGTTCACAAATTAGTGATAATTTTGAACATTTTTCCTTAAAATTAAATCATGACTATCCAATAGGAAGTGTAACACCTGGTAGCAGTGTGATGCTTGCCATTGCAGATTATGGTCACTATGAAGCTAATAGGGGTGGGTACCATGTTAAAGTGACTAGATCATGCGAATTTACTAACGGCAAAAAATTATATATATACCTAGGTAATGAACCACCTAAAAATAAATCTGTTGATACTAATGATTTTAAAAGGGTAAGAAATTTACGTAAAATAAAAGAGGATAATGTAAAATATTATGAAATAGATGGAAGTCATTTAAAAGATAAAGAATCTAAGAAGATATATTTCGGCATCAATGTAAGCAACGTAGAGAGAGATGACATTACAGATAAAAATGGCAAATATTATGAAAATAATAAGTACACAGTAACTTTATTTGTCAAAAGAAAAATTAATGATTTTATTTCATCAAATATAAACAAGATATTTGGTTTTATGAAAAAAGAAGTAATTGGTGACAGCGTTAAAGATTCATACAAAGGATATGCAAGAGGTCTTCTTCAAGGAGTAAGAGCTTTGCTTACTCTATACGTTATATTTACTGTCGTTGGCTATATGCTTGGAACAATACAGCTAAGTAAATTTGATTTCATTGTAAGAATGTTCAAGATAGCATTTATAGCTTTTGCCTTTAGCGATAGAAGCTGGGAACTTTTTGGTACAACTTTATCCAGACTTTTTGTAGATGGTAGCATTTATTTAGTTGATAGCTTTTCTGGCTATGTGGGGGAAGGGGGGGGGAAATTTGCATTCTTAGACTTGACAGCAGGAGTATTATTCACAGCAGAAACTTGGTTGAAGTTTTTATCGTTGATGCTCTCTGGTCCTTTTGGCTTTATTGCATTTTTGGCAATACTCTACGCTACTTTTGCGTTTTTAAAATGCATTATTAGCGCTACGTTTAAATATGTAATATCTACTGTTCTAGTAGCATTTTTACTGTCATTAACACCTTTGTTTATCGTGTTTATTTTATTTCAACAGACTAAATCCTTGTTTGATAACTGGATAAAAACGCTAGCTCACGTTGCAGTACAACCAGTTATTTTATTTTCATCTTTATCTCTTTTAAATCAGTTGATGTATTCAGTTCTATACAATCTCACAAATTTTTCTGCATGCTATCAATGTTTAATTAGCGTAAATTTCTTATCGTATGATCTGTGCTTGATGAAATCAATACTGCCTCTTGGATACAGTCCTGGCACTAATGTTGATGTTGCACTCAGTACCGGGGAAAGGGCTGGTGGGCACTTTGCAGCGTTGCCCATAGATCTGATCCAAGCATTTATGTACTTAATTATTGCTAGTGCAATGGAATCTTTTGTTTCCATATCGGAAGCTATGGCACAAGCACTATTCAGCTCTGGTTGGGGAGTTGCTGGCAGTGTTGGTCAAGTTGCCACAAGCGCATCACAATCTATACTGTCGGCTGTTGGCCTTGATAATGAGACCCAAGGTATGATACAGAACATTAGGCAACAAGTGGGTAAAGATCGGGGAAAAATTGAGGCTAGATTGCCTGACACACCAAAGCAACCAGACAAAAAAGAAGATTCTAAAGGAAGTTCTGATAAAACAACGGGTGATAGACCTAAAACATTAAAACAATCAGATCAGCAAAAAAATCCTGATGAAACAATAAGAAGTGATCCTAGTGATAAAGCTAAAAACAAGGAAGGAAATGGAGAGGGGTAAGATATGAATGATGTTATGGAGTAACTAATTAAAAAGATATTTTAAGTAAAGTTTTAGAAATTTATTTCTGTATTTGGAAAAAGTTTAGATATGCAATCACGCTTAGGCAAATGTTGGTTTAGGGTATTACTTCTTGCAGCTTATGTGCTGATCACAGGTTGTAGTAAGAACGATATGCCTTTTCCAAGGTGCATATCTGCCGATTATTTTGGTCCTGAACCTATTGCAGTAAGCGCTCATTTTTCAAGCGAACACGATGCTTTTATTCCAGAAGATGGAGAAGTTATTGATCCTGAAACTGGAGAATTTAATTATGGTTCCCACCATAACCAGGTGGTGAAGTGGAAAGATACTGGATTAGAAACCGATGGAGATAGCTTAATAGTGCGAGTTAATGGTGCATGGACATCTTGGAGTAATAATAACAAGAAAGAATCTAAAGGCAGTTATGACTTGCAGAGCTTGGAGCAGTTAAAATATGCAACTAAATTTGAAGGCAAGTCAGGTGATAATAGTCTACCTGACTTTCACTTAGTTTGTAATGATTATAAACCTAGCATACAAAAATTTTCAAGTGATCCTAATGCAAGTTGCACTGTGAAGTGTAAGTGCGTTAATGAAGATGATAGCAAAAATGCAGTATCACGTGGTGCTCCATGTTGGTTTACCAATGGTCATGGTGCTTATCTTTTGTTTCAAACGGGGAAAGATGATCCTAACGAAAATCTAAAGTTAATGCGCGATCCTCAATATCCTACTGTACATCTAGGTTATAACTCCACAGCAGAAGGCGACAGTGGATTTTTTACTTTAGAAAGAGATAGCACTAAATTAAAGGACAGGAATTGTGATACGGTGAAATTAAAAAAGGGATGGAAAATATATGTAAAAATATTAGATAGATATTACTTAGATAATGTAGGTGGCTACTCTTTTGAGTTCTTAAGTGGAGTGCAGCAGCCAAGTAGTTTTGGGTTTTTTGATTACATTTATCACTATCTAAAATGTGTATTATTGATTAACGAAAATTGCAAAAAGCATTTTAACGGTGACGATCCTGCAGCTGCACAAGCTATGTTCGAAAATATAGCTGAAAAAAGTACGAGCTTTCACAATTTTGTTCTTTCCTTGCTTGTTCTATTTGTAATGATTTCATCGCTTCTTTATCTTTTTGGCATGATACGAGAAACTAAGCATGATATGCTCATCAGAATGATGAAAATCACTCTAGTAATAGTGCTTATATCTCCTGGAAGTTTTAGATTTTTCTATGATCATTTTCTCGTTTTATTCATCAAAGGCCTTGAACAATTGATAAGCATAATTACTAATTTTGCTCCCAACATGAACAACGGAAGTATTGCTCAAGGAGATGAAGCTAAGTTGTTTAGCTTCATGAAGGACATGTTCAATAAGTTTTTTGCTTATTCTGTTTGGAAAAAGTTTGCAGCGTTTTTACATTACCAAATGTGGGCAAGCCTCCTTATGATACCAGCAATTTTCATAGGAATTGTTTTATATTTTCTGCTATGTTTATATGCTTACATAATATTTCTCTCTGGCTTTATGGGTATAGCTTTTCTTATAGCTATCATGCCATTGTTCCTGATCTCTATTTTATTTTCACCGCTGAAAAGTCTGTTTGAAGGTTGGATAAAATTCTGCATCAGTTTTTGTTTACAATCGATTATGATATTTGCTCTCTTGTCATTACTGGCTTCCATTATAATGAATACCTTTTATAGGCAGTTAGGTTTTACTGTATGCTACAATAAATGGTTCGAGGTAAGGTTATGTGCTCCAAAATGGGTGTTTGGCGGTTTTTGCATCATTGATAAGCAGTACTTTGGTTGGACCCCAGGGCAAATTTTCGTACCTTACACTCTTGGAGAAGCTTCTCCGCTGAACGTAGATAAGAACATAGAAGGTATAGAAAAGATAAGCAGAGAAGGTGGTACAATAAAATTTACTGGCGGTGCTGGATATATCCCGCTTCCACCGGATTACCCTAAAGATAAAAATGGTGAACATATAAAAGGGTTTCGTTATATAGATTATCCTTTCTTTAATCCAATTCCTGGAACTAAAGATAATCCAGCAGACCACTATATTGCGGAAAGTGATATAGTAGTGGATAATAACTGTAGTGCAAAGGATCTAGTACGCTTAACAAATAGTTTATCACATGCAGTAGAAAAATTTGATATCTTATTGCTGATTAATAGTATAGATAGAGAAATAGGTATAGACAGTAAAATAAGAAAATTTTACTGCAGGTCAGTAGATGAAAAATGCAGCAATTATCGTGAGATGATGAATGATTATAGAAATGGTATCATAAGACCAGATCTCAAAAGAGAGATAAGGTCTTTAGTGGAAAAGGTGATTGAAAGTGATAAAAGCTGTAAATTGGAAAATTTCTCTGGCTTAAACAAAGATTATCAAAATAATAGCGATTACCAAAGGGTGCAAGACATACAGAGAGGTTATTTAATCAATGCAGGGGAAATCTTTGTATTATTCCTGCTTTCATTTTTAATGTTCTCTTTACGCGAGTTTGTACAACAAATGGGCTCAAGTATAGCTGGTGGTGGATTCAGCGTTTACAATATATCTAGAATGT encodes the following:
- a CDS encoding type IV secretion system protein, with product MFKTKLSLLLIAIFLLNIDFLLSYPVLANGVSGTDKTEFVSRFNSTGSFSRASNPDCGAFKTAAALAGIAIAVGAIFTGIVLIVSSAGLFTALVVIGMIAAIVGVWKAVGGLVVCEHSFVKHPVARGHDGKYKNFKLEDTGYSGCTNKNYQTEDEYFSCLQDKAREGVNKKDYDGKRAEKEALNSNVQESTESYYWPKNGVQYSEYIEVCHRNPLTFGNLFGDINFNVREKDTGYVDGSWSPKVDGELECKVLKAGQSEPIHGATFKAVRKMGRLCVELASVRMLGIEMTPWPQGVDMGCTELPPDPLAPMCEKSVMKFKNKDGTGEEKVPIGNNDDYKTTIRNKEKEGKIFVGYDNAGCFSSYVSEACYNQAGSKSLAPIPVTSMIVQCIKESLDNLVAGIDSSGSPLKDQNGHNKGSFLSVAQKRLKNTITAVLVLALILFSIKAMSGGVRSPQEMYMLIIKFALVIYFTTGSTMSHYYGELTRLSNGLSEIVLKASSESKGICDYEAKDYTGTPAYSYLAPWDRLDCRILFYLGAPLDGIGGKIGTGGVVTLAVLLGAAPVLLVAGSIIGIIFAGGQILVALVCIFMAILMMMVILWLCYVFILSLVALSVIIILSPLFIPMVLFQHTKGYFDGWVKELITYSLYPVILFAFLSFMFIACDKIFYRGLSFDKEKVEILGKKTYWFKLKEGECASNPNTLACMLQNYKWEKSMLLGLVDFAYVEFSDSVLGELMKLCLVLFLFYHFLNILPGMAAELAGNHRAALGSGHTPGQMVGKALSAAKAAAGGVGQAAAAAVKKARGTGGGGGDSGKGSSEKIN
- a CDS encoding type IV secretion system protein, which codes for MQSRLGKCWFRVLLLAAYVLITGCSKNDMPFPRCISADYFGPEPIAVSAHFSSEHDAFIPEDGEVIDPETGEFNYGSHHNQVVKWKDTGLETDGDSLIVRVNGAWTSWSNNNKKESKGSYDLQSLEQLKYATKFEGKSGDNSLPDFHLVCNDYKPSIQKFSSDPNASCTVKCKCVNEDDSKNAVSRGAPCWFTNGHGAYLLFQTGKDDPNENLKLMRDPQYPTVHLGYNSTAEGDSGFFTLERDSTKLKDRNCDTVKLKKGWKIYVKILDRYYLDNVGGYSFEFLSGVQQPSSFGFFDYIYHYLKCVLLINENCKKHFNGDDPAAAQAMFENIAEKSTSFHNFVLSLLVLFVMISSLLYLFGMIRETKHDMLIRMMKITLVIVLISPGSFRFFYDHFLVLFIKGLEQLISIITNFAPNMNNGSIAQGDEAKLFSFMKDMFNKFFAYSVWKKFAAFLHYQMWASLLMIPAIFIGIVLYFLLCLYAYIIFLSGFMGIAFLIAIMPLFLISILFSPLKSLFEGWIKFCISFCLQSIMIFALLSLLASIIMNTFYRQLGFTVCYNKWFEVRLCAPKWVFGGFCIIDKQYFGWTPGQIFVPYTLGEASPLNVDKNIEGIEKISREGGTIKFTGGAGYIPLPPDYPKDKNGEHIKGFRYIDYPFFNPIPGTKDNPADHYIAESDIVVDNNCSAKDLVRLTNSLSHAVEKFDILLLINSIDREIGIDSKIRKFYCRSVDEKCSNYREMMNDYRNGIIRPDLKREIRSLVEKVIESDKSCKLENFSGLNKDYQNNSDYQRVQDIQRGYLINAGEIFVLFLLSFLMFSLREFVQQMGSSIAGGGFSVYNISRMYEASPLVGIMEEFKQQWQNFAGGKLESLGNWATHLPDRLAGGTANLLGRIPRVGGVLKYAIDVPRKFVGATIEATKFATSPENDVDKLEEKIYRAFGVDKEDITHRRIGKYLDYYKGYVGSHLGYTIEDAMKFTWEHGVDSIGKHGYNHNLLYRAKEYRREFLEKLHDYTIGRKRTPERHKDEGGSGQSSASDPKQGEGQPNESIKRGVPNEPRERSGDEDNNEG
- a CDS encoding type IV secretion system protein, with amino-acid sequence MLKRLSNQNLGKLCISFVVLFLLSGCGEDHCIKPENLSGLREKLDIVSTEQKWVDSGVNISDRIRVTEINIVPSKVNFCPKQYADFAIRPGKNYGTLPFALKAEDTISFSVIGSKVCKDKESETKIRYVKIDEKCSEQETEHFAHVLNQEKCQGGKDGICPNKYIIGDAQWLSGREYWDSDFSKLDQDERKKEIENIINSIKQQGKDIDCSSLSSSQAGIDTYILNLACERICKFYNSNTGAENCAYVEYNTTEHKLFTSITNALSSSSGKFVDAEVIGDVLKNTKVNTDVPVLRVHMNGKSFEYAQRGGTYTNYDHKISNGHPVPRLTFRLGNKNDKGGFNIRVAKNHSLENSLYISVSDKLPEHKPGENQGDISVDISQVHDIQYMENLKEKLKDKTGIIYYGIRDHGCDYKNEGQFSINLTTKEPPTRTFSAIYNFFDEKVKTAFFGSSYKDSNAIHSDTSPVKHLYESFVKSSKTNTIRSTIISLLVLYIILYTLYYFFGLTHISIYEFLIICVKIGVITQLLQDNSWNFFYNNAFSIFINTPKQLIEIANFRGTTSNVFEFLDLPLNRFLSSHSVLLIVSLIFSGPLGIVSFCLVIWGLITVSLSIFNALFSFITSIAIVALLLSLTPIFIICLLFAYTRQMFHNWVKNLARFAIHPVVLLIFISLISQVMDYIIYSVFDFEVCSTCILSINLKIFNPCIFYGYASKYTPNITAMMAFVILGHAMEALVEASSKISDSLFGVYVQKEPGKEYQQSLMGTVGLDEQSVQRRGAEGGRGGGTSQQSGASRPQIPQRAQGPQGPKIPGGS
- a CDS encoding type IV secretion system protein, with the protein product MISKRSLLLILCLAITGCNMDCVEPGLQSRNTSVNVDVPVHKADEGVKIHWVDSGQIISKGEEIKFTLDGSVNFCPFKEDKNPRKVLVPASFCADGSEPNYSKAANINDVPNNYGVDEKGVNENELCGGKGFGSNRRYVDTGIKVSPGDRLSFSLVPRKITIDYDNPGGKGISFDDNCYRAEEGGEKVSASEILNVSKQEGEEFFCEGKDGKRNKIKFLPLDKTKAKESKVLVGNGYTPYDNKVHFNQYHIKNNEPWVYGSLLDLRRAKIGLNKLCDGKSCDFNEVKKYSSTKIGLERLCNGKNCDFNEIKKYSSYELNCYYQNICYNKKGIWNATFPEEKNCVFSIRYSKYDKGNKCDMYSHLKEVEDKLKNIEENKGDLKQINEDISWAEALVAKIGDLGDQDTAKGVQCLPEKKGAKEDNVCSQISDNFEHFSLKLNHDYPIGSVTPGSSVMLAIADYGHYEANRGGYHVKVTRSCEFTNGKKLYIYLGNEPPKNKSVDTNDFKRVRNLRKIKEDNVKYYEIDGSHLKDKESKKIYFGINVSNVERDDITDKNGKYYENNKYTVTLFVKRKINDFISSNINKIFGFMKKEVIGDSVKDSYKGYARGLLQGVRALLTLYVIFTVVGYMLGTIQLSKFDFIVRMFKIAFIAFAFSDRSWELFGTTLSRLFVDGSIYLVDSFSGYVGEGGGKFAFLDLTAGVLFTAETWLKFLSLMLSGPFGFIAFLAILYATFAFLKCIISATFKYVISTVLVAFLLSLTPLFIVFILFQQTKSLFDNWIKTLAHVAVQPVILFSSLSLLNQLMYSVLYNLTNFSACYQCLISVNFLSYDLCLMKSILPLGYSPGTNVDVALSTGERAGGHFAALPIDLIQAFMYLIIASAMESFVSISEAMAQALFSSGWGVAGSVGQVATSASQSILSAVGLDNETQGMIQNIRQQVGKDRGKIEARLPDTPKQPDKKEDSKGSSDKTTGDRPKTLKQSDQQKNPDETIRSDPSDKAKNKEGNGEG